The Anaerohalosphaeraceae bacterium genome has a window encoding:
- a CDS encoding hemolysin family protein, translated as MSETAALVLLLACLTGLSLFFSLNTLALQNFSVLKLQERFKSAGREERFDEFLKIADRLTLTCSFLRMLTNASILLTLVHLMQGHHYLLTFLAALVILEIFAVIIPHSWAKHAGEMILPRTFVLLKALMYLIRPFLAVADLHDRLVRRLTGSSPEPSEEAEEEILGAVEQGKIEGVVDEEEMEMIENVLELDETTAAEIMTPRTALVAVPVGADLQTVLKALERGHSRVPVYDGTIDNIVGLLYAKDLLSWVGKDPKDFDLRAIMRPPYFVPESKTLRDLLHEFQSQKLHIAIILDEYGGTAGLITIEDILEELVGEIADEYEDTPSEHLRKIDENTYEIDARMNIGDVNSELEIRLPEEEDYDTLGGFVFSHLGYIPKAGESFEYQDLKLTIVQAEPRRVRRVRIQKPAKTARSGQ; from the coding sequence GTGAGTGAAACAGCCGCTTTGGTTCTGCTGCTTGCTTGTCTGACAGGGCTGTCCCTGTTTTTTTCCTTAAACACCCTGGCCCTGCAGAACTTCTCCGTTCTGAAACTTCAGGAACGGTTTAAATCCGCCGGCCGGGAAGAGCGGTTTGATGAATTCCTCAAAATCGCCGACCGGCTTACACTCACCTGCTCTTTCCTGCGAATGCTCACCAACGCCTCCATCCTGCTGACGCTGGTTCATCTGATGCAGGGGCATCACTATCTGCTGACCTTTCTGGCAGCGCTGGTTATTCTGGAAATTTTCGCGGTCATTATCCCTCATTCGTGGGCCAAACATGCCGGAGAAATGATTCTGCCCAGGACCTTTGTCCTGCTGAAGGCCCTGATGTATTTAATCCGTCCTTTCCTGGCGGTGGCAGACCTGCATGACCGGCTGGTGAGGCGGCTGACGGGCAGTTCGCCGGAACCTTCCGAAGAGGCTGAAGAAGAAATCCTCGGAGCTGTAGAGCAGGGCAAAATTGAAGGCGTTGTCGATGAAGAAGAAATGGAAATGATTGAAAACGTCCTTGAGCTGGACGAAACGACGGCGGCGGAGATTATGACTCCGCGGACCGCCCTGGTGGCGGTGCCGGTCGGGGCGGACCTCCAGACGGTCCTCAAAGCCCTCGAACGGGGACATTCGAGAGTCCCGGTTTATGACGGCACCATCGACAACATTGTCGGACTGCTGTATGCCAAAGACCTGCTTTCTTGGGTGGGCAAAGACCCAAAGGATTTCGATTTGAGGGCCATAATGCGCCCGCCCTATTTTGTGCCGGAAAGCAAAACCCTGCGGGATTTGCTGCACGAGTTCCAGAGCCAGAAACTGCATATCGCTATTATTCTCGATGAATACGGCGGCACGGCAGGACTGATTACCATTGAGGATATTCTGGAGGAACTGGTTGGTGAAATTGCCGATGAGTACGAAGATACCCCGTCTGAACATCTCCGCAAGATTGACGAAAACACCTATGAAATCGATGCACGAATGAATATCGGAGATGTCAACAGCGAACTGGAAATCCGTCTGCCGGAGGAAGAGGACTACGACACGCTGGGCGGGTTTGTCTTTTCGCATCTGGGCTATATCCCCAAAGCGGGGGAATCGTTTGAATATCAGGACTTAAAACTGACCATTGTGCAGGCGGAGCCCCGGCGGGTGCGTCGAGTGCGAATTCAGAAACCCGCCAAAACAGCCCGCAGCGGCCAGTAA
- the recO gene encoding DNA repair protein RecO: protein MQKKDQAICLRTAAYSDSSQIAVFFTETGGKISAIAKGARRPKNPFDGPIEVFSYGTIVYVPGRQEGLAVLSEFAQQPLFLGLRRRLETLNAALPAAELTEKLTQPQDPHPRLFEGLRQFLLDVQEAADARQIRIRLILYQMLLLAEIGLAPVLDRCVNGPHPFGRHWKWIYFSSHQNGLLCPDCEGAFAEKKRISPPAAAALADLKQLKNADEKTVQEIEGLLLYHFRELTGRPLKSKPD from the coding sequence ATGCAAAAGAAGGACCAAGCCATTTGTCTGCGGACGGCTGCCTATTCAGACAGCTCACAGATTGCCGTTTTTTTCACGGAAACCGGAGGCAAGATTTCGGCAATCGCCAAAGGGGCCCGTCGCCCCAAAAATCCGTTTGACGGTCCCATCGAGGTCTTTTCTTATGGAACCATTGTCTATGTCCCCGGCCGACAGGAGGGGCTGGCTGTCCTGTCGGAATTTGCTCAGCAGCCGCTGTTTCTGGGGCTTCGGAGGCGGCTGGAAACGCTCAATGCCGCCCTGCCGGCGGCGGAACTGACCGAAAAACTGACTCAGCCGCAGGACCCCCACCCCCGGCTTTTTGAAGGCCTGCGTCAGTTTCTGCTGGACGTACAGGAAGCCGCAGATGCACGGCAGATTCGGATACGGCTGATTTTGTATCAGATGCTGCTGCTGGCGGAAATCGGCCTGGCACCGGTGCTGGACCGGTGTGTGAACGGACCGCATCCCTTCGGACGGCACTGGAAATGGATTTATTTTTCCAGTCATCAGAACGGCCTGCTTTGTCCGGACTGCGAAGGGGCGTTTGCCGAAAAAAAACGAATCAGTCCGCCGGCGGCCGCCGCCCTGGCTGATTTGAAACAGCTGAAAAACGCCGATGAGAAAACCGTTCAGGAAATCGAGGGGCTTCTGCTTTACCACTTCCGGGAACTGACAGGCCGTCCGCTGAAATCCAAGCCGGACTAA
- the ruvB gene encoding Holliday junction branch migration DNA helicase RuvB, producing the protein MVIDRVLSRDSRGEGEEQFNYALRPKRLEECIGQDNVRQKLSIAIEAARKRGEPLEHILFYGPPGLGKTTLAHVIANEMGAAIRVTSGPALTKQGDVMGLLSNIGTGDILFIDEIHRLSTPVEEFLYPAMEDFKVDFTVDSGLHAKTINFPLKRFTLIGATTRAGLLSAPLRGRFGILHHLEFYSPQELTQILRRSAVLLNLQADDGTLELIAQRSRGTPRIANRLLKRVRDYAQVKGAGRLTAKIVSDALRMEQIDELGLDELDRAFLRALATVYGGGPAGIEALAATLGEERDTLEDVVEPYLLQIGFVRRTKRGREITPEACRHLGLKISSPKGTVPQKELFEEDV; encoded by the coding sequence ATGGTGATTGACCGAGTCTTAAGCAGAGATTCACGGGGCGAAGGGGAGGAGCAGTTCAACTATGCCCTGCGTCCGAAGCGGCTGGAGGAGTGCATTGGGCAGGACAACGTCCGTCAAAAGCTGTCTATCGCCATTGAGGCCGCGCGAAAGCGGGGGGAACCCCTCGAACATATCCTCTTTTACGGCCCGCCGGGTCTGGGCAAAACGACGCTTGCCCATGTGATTGCCAACGAAATGGGGGCGGCCATTCGCGTCACTTCGGGCCCGGCTCTGACCAAACAGGGCGATGTAATGGGGCTTCTGTCCAACATCGGCACCGGTGATATTCTCTTTATTGATGAAATTCATCGGCTCAGTACGCCGGTTGAGGAGTTTCTGTATCCGGCTATGGAGGATTTCAAGGTCGATTTTACCGTGGACAGCGGTCTGCACGCGAAGACCATCAATTTCCCCCTCAAACGCTTTACGCTGATTGGTGCAACGACGCGGGCCGGGCTTTTAAGTGCCCCCCTGCGCGGGCGTTTCGGGATTCTGCATCATCTCGAATTTTACAGCCCGCAGGAGCTGACGCAGATTCTCCGGCGTTCAGCGGTGCTTTTGAATCTTCAGGCCGACGACGGCACCCTCGAATTAATTGCCCAGCGCAGCCGCGGCACCCCCCGTATTGCCAACCGGCTTCTCAAACGCGTGCGGGATTATGCCCAGGTCAAGGGGGCCGGGCGGCTGACCGCAAAAATCGTTTCGGATGCCCTGCGGATGGAACAAATCGACGAATTAGGACTGGATGAGCTGGACCGGGCCTTTCTGCGGGCGCTGGCGACTGTCTATGGAGGGGGGCCGGCGGGCATTGAAGCCCTGGCGGCTACGCTCGGGGAGGAACGCGATACGCTCGAGGATGTTGTGGAGCCCTATCTGCTTCAAATCGGTTTTGTCCGACGCACCAAACGCGGGCGGGAAATTACCCCGGAGGCGTGCAGGCATTTGGGGCTGAAAATCTCCTCCCCGAAAGGGACGGTCCCGCAGAAAGAGTTGTTTGAAGAAGACGTTTAG
- the ruvA gene encoding Holliday junction branch migration protein RuvA yields MGSSVDTMIARIEGKLVALEEDKGLVQVGSVCYEVLLAGYAVNALSGSIGTTVTLSTLEYFEGSPGGGNLIPRLVGFLSDAEKAFFERYTSVKGMGIKKGLKSLAMPVGRIADAVENGDEKFLATLPGIGKRMAQVIIAELKGKLGRFAVSAGGEEKPQTAFKVFQMEALEILIAWGEKRAEAMELIELACRKHPEIQTAEELVPLVYRIKQGTEV; encoded by the coding sequence TTGGGTTCTTCTGTTGATACGATGATAGCCCGAATCGAAGGAAAACTGGTTGCTCTCGAAGAGGACAAGGGGCTGGTGCAGGTCGGGTCGGTCTGCTATGAGGTCCTTCTGGCCGGCTATGCCGTCAATGCCCTCAGCGGTTCCATCGGGACCACGGTAACGCTTTCCACCCTCGAGTATTTTGAAGGGTCCCCGGGCGGCGGCAATCTTATTCCCCGTCTGGTCGGGTTTTTATCGGATGCCGAGAAGGCGTTTTTTGAACGCTATACGAGTGTGAAGGGGATGGGGATAAAGAAGGGGCTCAAATCGCTGGCCATGCCGGTCGGGCGGATTGCCGATGCCGTCGAGAACGGCGATGAAAAGTTTCTGGCGACGCTGCCGGGTATCGGCAAACGGATGGCACAGGTGATTATTGCGGAACTGAAGGGCAAGCTCGGCCGGTTTGCCGTATCCGCCGGCGGTGAAGAAAAACCGCAGACGGCTTTCAAGGTATTCCAGATGGAGGCCCTCGAGATTCTGATTGCCTGGGGCGAAAAACGCGCCGAGGCCATGGAGCTGATTGAGCTGGCCTGCAGGAAACATCCGGAAATCCAGACGGCCGAGGAGCTGGTTCCGCTGGTGTATCGAATCAAGCAGGGCACGGAAGTGTGA
- the ruvC gene encoding crossover junction endodeoxyribonuclease RuvC, with product MRILGIDPGLNLCGYAVIQAEGGRERLLEAGVIRTEARRSLAERLVQIAADFSSLLERFEPDFVAVEELYAHYQHPRTAILMGHARGVILQQAAAAGAAVKSYSATRIKKSLTGNGRAGKAQMQRAVRSLLGLTQIPEPPDVADAVAAALCCASENQQAEIRYLAAKKR from the coding sequence ATGAGAATCCTCGGCATCGACCCGGGATTGAATCTGTGCGGGTATGCAGTGATTCAGGCGGAGGGGGGCCGGGAGCGTCTGCTGGAGGCCGGGGTGATCCGCACGGAGGCCCGGCGCTCTCTTGCGGAACGACTGGTGCAGATTGCCGCCGATTTTTCGTCTTTGCTCGAACGCTTTGAGCCGGATTTTGTTGCGGTGGAGGAGCTGTACGCCCATTATCAGCACCCTCGAACAGCTATTTTGATGGGGCATGCCCGGGGAGTGATTCTGCAGCAGGCGGCCGCCGCCGGAGCCGCCGTGAAAAGTTATTCGGCGACGCGAATCAAAAAATCGCTGACCGGAAACGGCCGGGCGGGCAAAGCACAGATGCAGCGGGCTGTTCGTTCGTTGCTCGGTTTGACGCAGATACCGGAGCCGCCGGATGTGGCTGACGCCGTTGCGGCGGCCCTTTGCTGTGCTTCGGAAAATCAGCAGGCGGAAATAAGATATTTGGCGGCCAAAAAAAGGTAA
- the cysS gene encoding cysteine--tRNA ligase yields the protein MALKLYNTLGRKVEEFKPLHEGQVGIYVCGPTVYGHAHLGHAKSYVSFDVLIRYLRFLGYAVTHVQNITDVGHLTDDADAGEDKIGRQAQRERKHPMAIAEFYTRSFFEDMDALNCLRPDISPRATGHIPEQIELVQTLLEKGYAYEVNGSVYFDVSRWPSYGRLSGRNVEEMLAGARVEVNPEKRHPADFALWKRAEPGHIMQWNSPWGRGYPGWHLECSVMSMKYLGPTIDIHGGGIENQFPHHECEIAQSEAANGQPFVRYWLHHNMVTVDGQKMGKSLNNFITLKQIFKEGHPRLSRTYPPMAVRLLILQSHYRSPIDFSDAALSATLSGYEKITDAVSTVRKRLAKAPAGPADADLLEQIRRLEKKFFEAMDDDLNTSIALSVLFELVRAVNALADKTNVSAASWQALQDAFVRLGEQILGLRFEEPVSGGGADEELLDFLIGQLIAQRAQARARKDFAESDRIRDQLARFGIILEDKPGGVTTWRRQ from the coding sequence ATGGCGTTGAAACTGTATAATACACTCGGTCGGAAGGTTGAAGAGTTCAAACCGCTGCACGAAGGGCAGGTCGGGATTTATGTCTGCGGACCGACGGTCTATGGGCATGCCCATCTGGGCCATGCGAAAAGTTATGTGAGTTTCGATGTGCTCATTCGGTATCTGCGCTTTTTGGGGTATGCAGTAACCCATGTCCAGAATATCACCGATGTCGGCCATCTGACGGATGATGCGGATGCCGGCGAGGACAAAATCGGCCGACAGGCCCAGCGCGAGCGCAAACATCCGATGGCGATTGCCGAATTTTATACCCGCAGCTTCTTTGAGGATATGGATGCCCTCAACTGTCTGCGGCCGGACATCAGCCCCCGCGCTACCGGACATATCCCGGAGCAGATTGAGCTGGTTCAGACGCTGCTGGAAAAAGGATATGCCTATGAGGTCAACGGCTCGGTGTATTTTGATGTGAGCCGCTGGCCGTCGTACGGCCGGCTGTCCGGGCGAAATGTGGAAGAGATGCTGGCCGGCGCCCGGGTGGAGGTCAATCCGGAAAAGCGGCATCCGGCGGATTTTGCGCTCTGGAAAAGGGCCGAGCCGGGCCACATTATGCAGTGGAACAGTCCCTGGGGCCGCGGCTATCCCGGCTGGCACCTCGAATGCTCCGTGATGAGTATGAAGTATCTGGGGCCGACGATTGATATTCACGGCGGCGGCATTGAGAACCAGTTTCCGCACCATGAATGCGAAATCGCCCAGTCTGAAGCCGCCAACGGTCAGCCGTTTGTCCGCTACTGGCTCCACCACAATATGGTTACGGTGGACGGCCAGAAGATGGGTAAAAGTCTGAACAACTTCATCACGCTCAAGCAGATTTTCAAGGAAGGCCATCCGCGGCTGAGCCGAACCTATCCGCCGATGGCCGTTCGCCTTTTGATTCTCCAAAGCCACTACCGCAGCCCAATTGATTTTTCGGATGCAGCTTTATCGGCGACCCTGAGCGGATATGAGAAGATTACCGATGCGGTTTCGACGGTCCGAAAGCGTCTGGCCAAGGCGCCGGCCGGACCGGCCGATGCGGACCTGCTCGAGCAAATCCGCCGGCTGGAGAAGAAGTTTTTTGAGGCGATGGATGATGACCTGAATACATCGATTGCCTTGTCGGTTTTGTTTGAACTGGTTCGAGCGGTCAACGCTCTGGCGGACAAGACGAATGTGTCCGCGGCAAGCTGGCAGGCCCTTCAGGATGCATTCGTTCGGCTGGGAGAACAGATTCTCGGCCTTCGATTTGAGGAGCCCGTTTCCGGCGGCGGGGCGGATGAGGAGCTGCTCGATTTTCTGATTGGTCAGCTGATTGCGCAGCGGGCGCAGGCGCGTGCCCGAAAAGATTTCGCCGAGAGCGACCGCATCCGCGACCAGCTGGCCCGCTTCGGCATTATTCTGGAAGACAAGCCGGGCGGCGTTACGACCTGGAGACGGCAATGA
- the ispF gene encoding 2-C-methyl-D-erythritol 2,4-cyclodiphosphate synthase, with the protein MDLQYEYRTGIGTDIHRLVPERPLKLGGIEIPFDRGLLGHSDGDAALHALMDALLGAAGLGDIGMMYPDTAPQWKDADSRALLLGVKERLEKDRWEPVNIDLIVHAEEPKLGPFKGQMRRCIAGLLDIDFACVNVKAKTNEGLGEIGRGEAIAATAVVLLRRRIKGL; encoded by the coding sequence ATGGATTTGCAGTACGAATATCGAACGGGAATCGGAACGGATATTCATCGGCTTGTGCCGGAGCGCCCGCTGAAGCTGGGCGGAATTGAGATTCCGTTTGACCGCGGTCTTTTGGGGCACAGCGACGGCGATGCCGCTCTCCATGCCCTGATGGATGCCCTCTTGGGGGCCGCCGGTCTGGGTGATATCGGAATGATGTATCCGGATACCGCCCCGCAGTGGAAGGATGCCGACAGTCGAGCGCTGCTGCTGGGGGTCAAGGAGCGGCTTGAAAAAGACCGCTGGGAGCCGGTAAATATTGATTTGATTGTTCATGCGGAAGAACCCAAACTCGGTCCCTTCAAGGGGCAGATGCGGCGATGCATCGCGGGTCTTTTGGATATTGATTTTGCCTGTGTGAATGTCAAGGCCAAAACCAACGAAGGCCTCGGCGAAATCGGGCGGGGAGAGGCAATTGCCGCTACGGCCGTCGTCCTGCTTCGCCGCCGCATCAAGGGGCTTTGA
- the hisB gene encoding imidazoleglycerol-phosphate dehydratase HisB: protein MKKRTACVQRKTNETDISVQMNLDGQGGYEISTGVGFFDHMLCHLSKHSGIDLTVQARGDLQVDAHHTVEDVGICLGEALGQALGEKRGIARFGHAVVPMEDAKAEVSVDLSGRAYLVYRVQYTSEKIGDFDVQCVEEFWRAFSTAGRLNLHIEVPYGVNSHHIAEAVFKAVGQALGQAVRITGNRIPSTKGTL from the coding sequence ATGAAAAAACGCACGGCTTGCGTCCAGCGGAAGACGAATGAAACGGACATTTCCGTTCAGATGAATCTGGATGGACAGGGCGGGTATGAAATCAGCACCGGTGTGGGGTTTTTTGACCATATGCTCTGTCATTTGAGCAAACACAGCGGGATTGATTTGACGGTTCAGGCACGCGGGGATTTGCAGGTGGATGCCCACCATACCGTGGAAGACGTCGGGATTTGTCTGGGGGAGGCCCTCGGGCAGGCCCTTGGTGAAAAGCGGGGCATTGCCCGGTTCGGCCATGCGGTTGTTCCGATGGAGGATGCCAAGGCCGAGGTGAGCGTGGACCTGTCGGGCCGAGCGTATCTGGTTTATCGAGTTCAATACACCTCCGAGAAAATCGGCGATTTTGATGTCCAGTGCGTCGAAGAGTTCTGGCGGGCGTTTTCCACGGCAGGCCGGCTGAATCTGCATATTGAGGTGCCTTACGGCGTCAACAGCCACCATATTGCGGAGGCCGTTTTTAAAGCGGTCGGTCAGGCCCTCGGCCAGGCCGTCCGCATTACCGGAAACCGCATCCCAAGCACCAAAGGGACTCTTTGA